Proteins from a genomic interval of Polaribacter sejongensis:
- a CDS encoding thioredoxin family protein, giving the protein MKKHIVLVAFFLISISTTIAQEWQTDFTVAKEIATKESKPIILVFQGSDWCAPCIKLDHQIWSTPAFKQYAKDNYVMLQADFPKRKKNALSDAQTAANAKLAETYNKNGIFPFVVVLNSNGKVLVETGYQKITPEDYIKELNSFTN; this is encoded by the coding sequence ATGAAAAAACACATAGTCCTTGTAGCCTTTTTTCTTATAAGCATAAGTACCACAATTGCACAAGAATGGCAAACAGATTTTACAGTAGCTAAAGAAATTGCTACAAAAGAAAGTAAACCGATCATATTGGTTTTTCAAGGTTCAGATTGGTGTGCACCTTGTATTAAATTAGATCACCAAATTTGGAGCACCCCTGCTTTTAAACAATATGCAAAAGACAATTACGTAATGCTGCAAGCAGATTTTCCGAAGCGAAAGAAAAATGCCTTATCAGATGCTCAGACCGCTGCAAATGCCAAATTAGCAGAGACCTATAACAAAAACGGAATTTTTCCTTTTGTGGTTGTACTCAATTCCAATGGCAAAGTCCTTGTAGAAACAGGTTATCAAAAAATTACACCAGAAGATTATATCAAGGAATTGAACTCTTTTACCAACTAA
- a CDS encoding FAD:protein FMN transferase: protein MKTLLTSFLVLLSIVCAAQTPYKRVLKLMGSRFEITVVANNEIQGDAYIDLVVAEITRIEKLISSWDAHSQTFEINKNAGIKPVKVAPELFNLIERAIRISKLTDGAFDISYASMDKIWKFDGSMKGMPSEETIKASVTKVGIQNIVLDKVHSTVFLKLKGMKIGFGAIGKGYAADKAKALLISKGAISGIINASGDMNTWGKQPNGTDWKVAITNPMNKNKVFAVFPLNNSAVVTSGNYEKYVNFNGKRYTHIIDPRTGYPSTGIISVTVFAPKAELADALSTSVFVMGKQVGLDRINQLPKIECIIIDDTGKITTSKNIEIDKL, encoded by the coding sequence GTGAAAACACTACTTACCTCCTTTTTAGTACTATTATCTATCGTATGTGCTGCACAAACACCTTATAAACGAGTACTCAAATTAATGGGAAGTCGTTTTGAAATTACGGTTGTAGCCAACAATGAAATTCAGGGAGATGCATACATTGATTTGGTGGTTGCCGAAATTACAAGAATTGAAAAACTTATTTCTTCTTGGGATGCGCATTCACAAACTTTCGAAATCAATAAAAATGCAGGGATAAAACCTGTAAAAGTAGCTCCTGAACTTTTTAATTTGATTGAAAGAGCTATCCGAATATCTAAACTTACCGATGGTGCTTTTGATATTAGCTATGCATCCATGGATAAAATATGGAAATTCGATGGCAGCATGAAAGGAATGCCTTCAGAAGAAACAATAAAAGCTTCTGTAACAAAAGTGGGGATTCAAAACATTGTTTTAGACAAAGTACATAGTACTGTTTTTTTAAAATTGAAAGGAATGAAAATTGGTTTTGGTGCCATTGGTAAAGGATATGCGGCAGATAAAGCAAAAGCGCTCCTTATTTCTAAAGGTGCAATTTCTGGTATTATCAACGCCTCTGGCGATATGAATACTTGGGGAAAACAACCTAATGGAACAGATTGGAAAGTAGCTATTACAAACCCTATGAATAAGAATAAAGTATTTGCTGTATTCCCTCTTAATAATAGCGCAGTGGTTACTTCTGGAAATTATGAAAAATACGTAAATTTTAATGGCAAACGATACACACATATTATAGATCCAAGAACAGGATATCCTTCTACCGGAATTATAAGTGTTACCGTTTTTGCGCCTAAAGCAGAATTGGCAGATGCGCTGTCAACCTCTGTTTTTGTAATGGGGAAACAGGTAGGTTTAGATAGAATTAATCAATTACCCAAAATAGAATGCATCATTATTGATGATACCGGAAAAATTACAACATCAAAGAATATAGAAATAGATAAATTATGA
- a CDS encoding DUF4266 domain-containing protein — protein MIKKCICAALITISFSSCVVLKEYEKVNINDPDMVLSDKKADRNVATAQAYREAAVGANGGKTGGGCGCN, from the coding sequence ATGATTAAAAAATGTATATGCGCTGCATTGATAACAATTAGTTTTAGTAGTTGTGTGGTGCTTAAAGAATACGAGAAAGTAAATATAAACGACCCAGATATGGTGCTTTCTGATAAAAAAGCAGACCGTAATGTTGCCACAGCACAAGCATACAGAGAAGCTGCTGTTGGTGCCAATGGAGGAAAAACTGGCGGAGGTTGTGGCTGTAATTAA
- a CDS encoding DUF3570 domain-containing protein: MKNIILFICVFAFVKVNAQTKQDAPKVYKKRVLETTEVDFLTSYYSQDGDNAAVSGGSGSESLTDVTGTFVVSMPLNDDDILTIDAGISAYTSASSSNINPFDGDHADPFQASSGASSSDLWFNLTGSYTHSSDDRNDIWSTKLAISSEYDYFSVGVGGSYTKLFNQKNTEISVHGNVYIDSWKLLYPVELRSANVEDGEDREDEDDFNLDKATITGNANYTPSFVPLDGTARNSYSVGFGFSQILHKNVQGSLALDFVKQDGLLSTPFQRVYFSDVADSFVENFQLADDIERLPDSRFKVAVGGRLNWYLNEIVTLRTFYRYYYDDWGISSNTASIEIPVKITDKFTLYPSYRYYNQSEADYFKPSQTALSTDEYYTSDYDLSKFTANQFGFGVSYTNIFAKAHIRNFGLKSIDLKFYQYDRDTSFSSSIITAGFKFVMD, from the coding sequence TTGAAAAATATAATCCTATTTATATGTGTATTTGCTTTTGTAAAAGTGAATGCACAAACAAAACAAGATGCACCCAAAGTCTATAAAAAACGAGTACTAGAAACTACCGAAGTAGATTTCTTAACAAGTTACTACTCTCAAGATGGTGATAACGCTGCTGTAAGTGGTGGTAGTGGCTCGGAATCGTTAACCGATGTAACCGGAACTTTTGTGGTTTCTATGCCTTTAAACGATGACGATATACTAACTATTGATGCCGGAATTTCTGCATATACATCTGCATCATCTAGTAATATTAATCCTTTTGATGGTGATCACGCAGATCCTTTTCAGGCTTCTTCTGGTGCTTCTAGCAGTGATCTTTGGTTTAATTTAACGGGGAGTTATACACATAGTTCAGACGATAGAAATGACATTTGGTCTACCAAACTAGCCATTTCTTCAGAATATGATTATTTCTCTGTAGGCGTTGGCGGAAGCTATACCAAACTTTTCAATCAGAAAAACACAGAAATAAGCGTGCATGGTAATGTATATATCGATTCTTGGAAATTATTGTATCCGGTAGAATTAAGAAGTGCAAATGTAGAAGACGGAGAAGACCGTGAAGATGAAGATGATTTCAATTTAGACAAGGCTACCATTACTGGTAATGCCAATTACACGCCTTCTTTTGTTCCTTTAGATGGTACCGCTAGAAACTCGTATTCTGTAGGTTTTGGATTTTCTCAAATACTGCATAAAAATGTACAAGGTTCTTTGGCTTTAGATTTTGTAAAACAAGATGGTTTGCTTTCCACTCCTTTTCAAAGAGTTTATTTTAGTGATGTAGCAGATTCTTTTGTAGAGAATTTTCAGCTTGCTGATGATATAGAACGTTTGCCAGATTCTAGATTTAAAGTAGCTGTTGGTGGTCGTTTAAATTGGTATTTAAATGAAATTGTAACGCTTAGAACTTTTTACCGATACTATTACGATGATTGGGGAATTTCTTCTAACACGGCAAGCATAGAAATACCTGTAAAAATTACAGATAAATTCACTTTATATCCTTCTTATCGCTATTACAATCAATCGGAAGCAGATTATTTTAAACCTAGTCAAACGGCACTTTCTACAGATGAATATTATACGTCTGATTATGATCTCTCTAAATTTACTGCCAATCAATTTGGTTTTGGAGTTTCTTACACCAATATTTTTGCAAAAGCACACATTCGTAATTTTGGTTTAAAAAGTATCGATTTAAAGTTTTATCAGTATGATAGAGATACTTCGTTTAGCTCTAGTATAATTACCGCAGGATTTAAGTTTGTGATGGATTAA
- a CDS encoding helix-turn-helix domain-containing protein — protein MAIENIPEIYIDNTKESLDLFVYDFKMTSDVVKSKVNLGMNMFSFLQVGKKQVHFADTAIAVNKEQSLLLKKGNWLWTELLDTEAIYYCKLFFFSEKKLTDFLSKYTNNVKPYKEESAYFVIENDDYIASFISSLSSKTFDKNSYSTALLSLKFDEIMLYLLDKYDTKFEYYLHSLISKEISPFKKTIESNVNSNLKIEEIAFLCNMSLSTFKRHFTAAYNEPPGKWFQDKRLQKAKTLLQEGILTPSDIYLDIGYNNLSNFSIAFKNKFGISPTDV, from the coding sequence ATGGCAATTGAAAACATCCCAGAGATATACATAGATAATACTAAAGAGAGTTTAGATTTATTTGTTTATGATTTTAAAATGACTAGTGACGTTGTTAAAAGCAAGGTTAATTTAGGGATGAATATGTTTAGTTTTTTACAAGTTGGTAAAAAGCAAGTGCATTTTGCAGATACTGCTATTGCTGTAAATAAAGAACAGTCTTTATTATTAAAAAAAGGAAATTGGCTTTGGACAGAATTACTAGACACAGAAGCTATTTATTACTGCAAACTTTTCTTTTTTTCTGAAAAAAAACTCACCGATTTTTTAAGCAAATACACCAACAATGTAAAACCATATAAAGAAGAATCTGCTTATTTTGTGATAGAAAACGACGATTACATAGCTTCCTTTATCAGCTCTTTATCTTCTAAAACATTTGACAAAAACAGCTATAGCACTGCCCTACTCTCTCTAAAGTTTGATGAAATAATGCTGTATTTATTAGACAAATATGATACTAAATTCGAGTATTATTTACATTCTTTAATCTCTAAAGAAATATCTCCTTTTAAAAAGACCATAGAAAGCAATGTAAATTCTAATTTAAAAATAGAAGAAATTGCCTTTTTGTGTAACATGAGCTTATCAACTTTTAAACGTCATTTTACAGCCGCTTATAACGAACCTCCAGGAAAATGGTTTCAAGACAAACGTCTTCAAAAAGCAAAAACACTTTTACAAGAAGGCATCTTAACACCTTCGGATATTTACCTAGATATTGGTTATAACAACCTGTCTAACTTTAGTATAGCTTTTAAAAACAAGTTCGGAATAAGTCCAACGGATGTTTAA